In a genomic window of Punica granatum isolate Tunisia-2019 chromosome 6, ASM765513v2, whole genome shotgun sequence:
- the LOC116210901 gene encoding 3'-5' exoribonuclease 1-like isoform X1, translating to MTALEDKGPMQKYCEASVGCLQSNLLPHNLQYRGGNYLQGFFEAKDDTAAHLGGGSAAPNGKISRMSSVPPFEAYRRPVHQHEVEVRAAFYPELQKAQQNHLYAFEAHYYPFNYEYGFPIENRFQYMPFKVASSPQSYQQETNHLQEFQYFVVIDFEATCDRDRNPHPQEIIEFPSVLVNSSTGQLEDCFQIYVRPTYNQHLSDFCKELTGIQQNQVEKGVLLSDALLMHDKWLEEKGIKQTNFAVVTWSNWDCRVMLESECRFKKIRKPPYFNRWINLKVPFHEVFGGVRCNLKEAVQLAGLVWEGRAHCGLDDAKNTAHLLAHLMQRGFKFTITNSLVCASPEFHPTARPPQQSPKLAAQHPFMPSLHFLPIQTDPPKEREIYCYCGVKSSKRVVRKPGPKHGSSFFGCGKWTTARGAVCHYFEWATP from the exons ATGACTGCCCTTGAAGATAAAG GACCAATGCAGAAGTACTGTGAGGCATCAGTAGGATGCCTCCAGAGTAATCTCCTCCCACATAACCTGCAATATAGAGGGGGGAATTATCTACAAGGGTTTTTTGAGGCTAAAGATGATACAGCTGCCCACTTAGGAGGCGGGTCAGCTGCGCCCAATGGGAAAATCAGCCGAATGTCCTCTGTGCCTCCTTTTGAAGCGTATCGAAGGCCGGTTCATCAGCACGAAGTTGAAGTACGTGCTGCTTTCTACCCTGAGCTTCAGAAAGCACAACAGAACCACTTATACGCGTTTGAAGCTCACTACTATCCCTTTAATTATGAGTATGGTTTTCCCATTGAGAACCGGTTCCAGTATATGCCATTCAAGGTGGCCTCATCTCCCCAGAGTTACCAGCAAGAAACCAACCATTTGCAGGAGTTCCAGTATTTTGTTGTGATAGATTTTGAGGCTACCTGTGACAGAGATAGGAACCCCCATCCACAGGAGATTATTGAGTTCCCATCAGTGCTAGTGAATAGCTCAACTGGTCAGCTTGAGGATTGTTTTCAGATATATGTGCGGCCCACTTACAATCAGCATCTGAGTGATTTCTGTAAGGAGCTTACGGGGATCCAGCAAAATCAG GTGGAAAAAGGTGTTCTTCTAAGTGATGCTCTTCTTATGCATGATAAATGGCTTGAAGAGAAAGGCATCAAACAGACCAACTTTGCTGTTGTGACATGGTCAAACTGGGACTGCCGGGTGATGCTGGAGTCGGAGTGTCGATTCAAGAAGATCCGGAAGCCACCATATTTTAACAG aTGGATAAATCTTAAGGTTCCGTTCCATGAGGTGTTTGGTGGGGTGAGGTGCAACCTAAAGGAAGCTGTGCAGCTGGCAGGACTGGTGTGGGAGGGACGGGCCCACTGTGGGCTCGACGATGCCAAGAACACAGCCCACCTCCTGGCCCATCTTATGCAACGTGGGTTCAAGTTCACCATCACCAACTCGCTTGTCTGTGCTTCTCCCGAGTTCCACCCTACTGCACGGCCTCCTCAGCAATCACCAAAGTTGGCTGCCCAGCACCCGTTTATGCCCTCCCTCCATTTCCTGCCAATTCAAACAGACCCTCCTAAGGAGCGAGAAATATACTGTTACTGCGGTGTCAAGAGCAGCAAGAGGGTGGTCAGAAAGCCTGGGCCGAAGCATGGAAGCTCTTTCTTCGGGTGCGGGAAGTGGACTACTGCTCGAGGGGCTGTGTGCCATTACTTCGAGTGGGCCACCCCTTAA
- the LOC116210869 gene encoding uncharacterized protein LOC116210869 isoform X1: MAGNRHAYVGLYKEPQEFQHSPKFASSAMGAQPETVLREAKDTENTHWMAVPQFGGWDQKAPGATDYSMVFSRARANRKQHKSDLTRSLGNEKELLAATPYHHQPEDPVVKKKRILTYINCCIRP; the protein is encoded by the exons ATGGCCGGAAATAGGCATGCCTACGTCGGACTTTATAAGGAACCGCAGGAGTTCCAACATTCCCCGAAGTTTGCCTCGTCTGCCATGGGAGCCCAACCGGAG ACAGTTCTGAGAGAAGCTAAAGACACCGAG AACACTCATTGGATGGCTGTTCCTCAGTTCGGGGGATGGGATCAGAAGGCCCCAGGAGCTACTGACTATTCAATGGTGTTCTCCCGAGCCCGTGCTAACAGGAAGCAGCACAAGAGCGATCTGACCCGGAGCCTTGGGAACGAGAAGGAGCTTCTCGCTGCTACCCCCTATCACCATCAACCAGAAGACCCCGTTGTG aagaagaagaggatcCTCACCTACATCAACTGCTGTATAAGGCCTTGA
- the LOC116210706 gene encoding calcium-dependent protein kinase 34-like: MGNCCSRATDEQANQRSGSMAEPGNTNNAAGAGHENSMALPKVAAGPAVSGASTKPAKPTPIGPVLGRPMEDVKSLYTMGKELGRGQFGVTHLCTLKATGEQFACKTIAKRKLVNKEDIEDVRREVQIMHHLTGQPNIVELKGAYEDKHSVHLVMELCAGGELFDRIIAKGHYTERAAASLLRTIVQIVHTCHSMGVMHRDLKPENFLLLNKDENSPLKATDFGLSVFFKQGDVFKDIVGSAYYIAPEVLKRRYGPEVDIWSVGVMLYILLCGVPPFWAESENGIFNAILRGHIDFTSDPWPSISPGAKDLVRKMLNSDPKQRLTAFQVLNHPWIKEDGEAPDTPLDNAVLNRLKQFRAMNKFKKAALRVIAGCLSEEEIMGLKEMFRGMDTDNSGTITLEELKQGLSKQGTKLSEYEVKQLMEAADADGNGTIDYDEFIAATMHLNRMDREEHLYTAFQYFDKDNSGYITNEELEQALREFGMLEGRDIKEILSEVDADNDGRINYDEFVAMMRKGNPEAQTKKRRDFMI, encoded by the exons ATGGGCAACTGTTGCTCCCGGGCCACCGACGAGCAGGCCAACCAGAGGTCGGGCTCCATGGCTGAGCCAGGCAACACCAATAATGCAGCTGGTGCCGGCCACGAGAACTCCATGGCCCTGCCAAAGGTGGCGGCAGGCCCAGCGGTCTCAGGGGCCTCCACAAAGCCTGCCAAGCCCACGCCTATCGGTCCTGTCTTGGGCCGCCCCATGGAGGACGTCAAGTCCTTATACACCATGGGGAAGGAGCTGGGGCGTGGCCAGTTTGGGGTAACCCACCTTTGCACCCTTAAGGCCACAGGCGAGCAGTTCGCCTGCAAGACCATTGCGAAGCGGAAGCTAGTAAACAAGGAGGATATTGAGGACGTGCGGAGGGAGGTCCAGATCATGCACCACCTCACAGGCCAGCCCAACATTGTCGAGCTGAAGGGTGCCTATGAGGACAAGCACTCCGTACACCTCGTCATGGAGCTATGCGCTGGAGGAGAGCTCTTTGATCGCATCATCGCCAAGGGCCATTACACTGAGCGGGCTGCGGCCTCCCTGCTCCGCACGATCGTGCAGATTGTGCACACGTGCCACTCCATGGGAGTCATGCACCGAGATCTCAAGCCAGAGAACTTCCTCCTCCTCAACAAGGATGAGAACTCGCCTCTCAAGGCCACTGACTTTGGCCTCTCCGTGTTCTTCAAGCAAGGAGATGTATTCAAGGATATCGTTGGAAGTGCATATTATATCGCCCCTGAAGTACTGAAGAGGCGTTATGGGCCTGAGGTCGACATCTGGAGTGTCGGTGTCATGCTATATATCCTTCTCTGCGGTGTTCCTCCCTTCTGGGCTG AATCTGAAAACGGGATCTTCAATGCGATCTTACGGGGCCACATTGATTTCACGAGTGATCCATGGCCTTCGATCTCACCTGGAGCCAAAGATCTCGTCAGGAAGATGTTGAATTCTGACCCAAAACAGAGGCTGACAGCCTTCCAAGTCCTTA ACCATCCATGGATTAAGGAAGATGGAGAAGCACCCGATACTCCTCTCGACAACGCGGTGCTGAATAGGCTCAAACAGTTCCGTGCCATGAACAAGTTCAAGAAAGCAGCTCTTCGG GTTATTGCGGGATGCTTGTCCGAGGAAGAAATCATGGGACTGAAGGAGATGTTCAGAGGAATGGACACAGACAACAGCGGTACCATAACACTCGAAGAGCTGAAGCAGGGCCTCTCCAAGCAAGGAACGAAACTGTCTGAGTATGAAGTAAAACAGTTGATGGAAGCT GCTGATGCTGATGGCAATGGGACGATAGACTATGATGAGTTCATTGCCGCAACGATGCACTTGAATCGGATGGATAGGGAGGAGCATCTTTATACTGCTTTCCAGTACTTCGACAAGGATAACAGCGG GTATATTACGAATGAAGAGCTAGAGCAGGCTCTTCGAGAATTCGGCATGCTCGAAGGAAGGGATATCAAGGAGATTCTCTCTGAGGTTGATGCTGACAAT gACGGTCGGATCAACTATGACGAGTTCGTGGCAATGATGAGAAAAGGGAACCCTGAAGCTCAAACAAAGAAGAGGCGCGACTTTATGATATGA
- the LOC116210901 gene encoding 3'-5' exoribonuclease 1-like isoform X2, with translation MQKYCEASVGCLQSNLLPHNLQYRGGNYLQGFFEAKDDTAAHLGGGSAAPNGKISRMSSVPPFEAYRRPVHQHEVEVRAAFYPELQKAQQNHLYAFEAHYYPFNYEYGFPIENRFQYMPFKVASSPQSYQQETNHLQEFQYFVVIDFEATCDRDRNPHPQEIIEFPSVLVNSSTGQLEDCFQIYVRPTYNQHLSDFCKELTGIQQNQVEKGVLLSDALLMHDKWLEEKGIKQTNFAVVTWSNWDCRVMLESECRFKKIRKPPYFNRWINLKVPFHEVFGGVRCNLKEAVQLAGLVWEGRAHCGLDDAKNTAHLLAHLMQRGFKFTITNSLVCASPEFHPTARPPQQSPKLAAQHPFMPSLHFLPIQTDPPKEREIYCYCGVKSSKRVVRKPGPKHGSSFFGCGKWTTARGAVCHYFEWATP, from the exons ATGCAGAAGTACTGTGAGGCATCAGTAGGATGCCTCCAGAGTAATCTCCTCCCACATAACCTGCAATATAGAGGGGGGAATTATCTACAAGGGTTTTTTGAGGCTAAAGATGATACAGCTGCCCACTTAGGAGGCGGGTCAGCTGCGCCCAATGGGAAAATCAGCCGAATGTCCTCTGTGCCTCCTTTTGAAGCGTATCGAAGGCCGGTTCATCAGCACGAAGTTGAAGTACGTGCTGCTTTCTACCCTGAGCTTCAGAAAGCACAACAGAACCACTTATACGCGTTTGAAGCTCACTACTATCCCTTTAATTATGAGTATGGTTTTCCCATTGAGAACCGGTTCCAGTATATGCCATTCAAGGTGGCCTCATCTCCCCAGAGTTACCAGCAAGAAACCAACCATTTGCAGGAGTTCCAGTATTTTGTTGTGATAGATTTTGAGGCTACCTGTGACAGAGATAGGAACCCCCATCCACAGGAGATTATTGAGTTCCCATCAGTGCTAGTGAATAGCTCAACTGGTCAGCTTGAGGATTGTTTTCAGATATATGTGCGGCCCACTTACAATCAGCATCTGAGTGATTTCTGTAAGGAGCTTACGGGGATCCAGCAAAATCAG GTGGAAAAAGGTGTTCTTCTAAGTGATGCTCTTCTTATGCATGATAAATGGCTTGAAGAGAAAGGCATCAAACAGACCAACTTTGCTGTTGTGACATGGTCAAACTGGGACTGCCGGGTGATGCTGGAGTCGGAGTGTCGATTCAAGAAGATCCGGAAGCCACCATATTTTAACAG aTGGATAAATCTTAAGGTTCCGTTCCATGAGGTGTTTGGTGGGGTGAGGTGCAACCTAAAGGAAGCTGTGCAGCTGGCAGGACTGGTGTGGGAGGGACGGGCCCACTGTGGGCTCGACGATGCCAAGAACACAGCCCACCTCCTGGCCCATCTTATGCAACGTGGGTTCAAGTTCACCATCACCAACTCGCTTGTCTGTGCTTCTCCCGAGTTCCACCCTACTGCACGGCCTCCTCAGCAATCACCAAAGTTGGCTGCCCAGCACCCGTTTATGCCCTCCCTCCATTTCCTGCCAATTCAAACAGACCCTCCTAAGGAGCGAGAAATATACTGTTACTGCGGTGTCAAGAGCAGCAAGAGGGTGGTCAGAAAGCCTGGGCCGAAGCATGGAAGCTCTTTCTTCGGGTGCGGGAAGTGGACTACTGCTCGAGGGGCTGTGTGCCATTACTTCGAGTGGGCCACCCCTTAA
- the LOC116210869 gene encoding uncharacterized protein LOC116210869 isoform X2, producing MAGNRHAYVGLYKEPQEFQHSPKFASSAMGAQPENTHWMAVPQFGGWDQKAPGATDYSMVFSRARANRKQHKSDLTRSLGNEKELLAATPYHHQPEDPVVKKKRILTYINCCIRP from the exons ATGGCCGGAAATAGGCATGCCTACGTCGGACTTTATAAGGAACCGCAGGAGTTCCAACATTCCCCGAAGTTTGCCTCGTCTGCCATGGGAGCCCAACCGGAG AACACTCATTGGATGGCTGTTCCTCAGTTCGGGGGATGGGATCAGAAGGCCCCAGGAGCTACTGACTATTCAATGGTGTTCTCCCGAGCCCGTGCTAACAGGAAGCAGCACAAGAGCGATCTGACCCGGAGCCTTGGGAACGAGAAGGAGCTTCTCGCTGCTACCCCCTATCACCATCAACCAGAAGACCCCGTTGTG aagaagaagaggatcCTCACCTACATCAACTGCTGTATAAGGCCTTGA
- the LOC116210709 gene encoding rhodanese-like/PpiC domain-containing protein 12, chloroplastic, with amino-acid sequence MLRASSHLPPIASPAFCALRLSFIPTLNFSSPAGTHESSISSPLRGLLSKTHLPNSSYLPTPPSSKLVGPPMSARTRPRGPGLSASFSSYSSSGSPGGGREILVQHLLVKEDDQKLLLELQQKVSAGEDLSDLAVEYSICPSKEEGGMLGWVRKGQMVPEFEEAAFGAPMNKVVRCKTKFGWHLLQVLSEREESVLLDIQPEELQVKMQDPKFVEEAQLIDVREPEEVALASLPGFQVLPLRQFGNWGPEITTKLDSDKDTYVMCHHGMRSLQVAKWLQTQGFKRVYNLSGGIHAYAVKADPSVPTY; translated from the exons ATGTTACGAGCTTCTTCTCATCTACCGCCGATAGCGTCTCCGGCCTTCTGTGCCCTCCGGCTCTCTTTCATCCCCACTCTGAACTTCTCCTCACCCGCCGGCACCCACGAATCCTCCATTTCTTCTCCTCTGCGGGGCCTTCTCTCGAAGACCCACTTGCCCAATTCGTCTTACCTCCCTACTCCTCCTAGCTCGAAGCTGGTGGGCCCGCCTATGTCGGCTCGCACCCGCCCCAGAGGACCAG GTCTATCGGCTTCGTTTAGTTCTTACTCGAGCTCGGGAAGCCCCGGTGGCGGGAGGGAGATACTGGTGCAGCACTTGCTTGTCAAGGAAGATGACCAGAAGCTCCTCCTGGAGCTTCAGCAGAAAGTCTCTGCAG GAGAGGACTTGAGTGACCTCGCTGTGGAGTATTCGATATGTCCGTCCAAAGAAGAAGGCGGAATGCTCGGGTGGGTGAGGAAGGGGCAGATG GTGCCAGAATTTGAGGAGGCTGCATTCGGTGCCCCGATGAACAAAGTAGTCAGATGTAAAACTAAATTCGGGTGGCACTTGCTGCAAGTTCTCTCTGAGAG GGAAGAATCTGTACTTCTAGATATTCAACCTGAAGAGCTGCAAGTCAAGATGCAAGATCCAAAATTCGTTGAAGAGGCTCAGCTGATTGATGTTAGAGAACCTGAAGAAGT GGCCTTGGCTTCTTTGCCGGGATTTCAGGTTCTTCCCCTCCGTCAGTTTGGGAATTGGGGACCCGAAATAACCACCAAGTTGGATAGTGATAAGGACACCTATGTCATG TGCCACCACGGAATGCGGTCGTTGCAAGTCGCCAAGTGGTTGCAGACACAG GGTTTTAAGAGAGTATATAATCTCTCCGGGGGAATTCACGCGTATGCTGTCAAAGCTGATCCATCAGTTCCGACCTACTGA
- the LOC116210868 gene encoding dihydropyrimidinase, whose protein sequence is MDSLALHCLSALLLLIIATSAAASDPTNQFCDARIGYGDSGCGVSGASSSKILIKGGTVVNAHHQEIADVYVEDGIIVAVRPNIKVGDDITVLDATGKFVMPGGIDPHTHLEMEFMGIDQTIDDFFSGQAAALAGGTTMHIDFVIPVGGSLTAGFEAYEKKAKKSAMDYGFHVAITKWDDTVSKEMEIMVNEKGINSFKFFMAYKGILMVNDELLLEGFKKCKSLGALAMVHAENGDAVFEGQKRMIELGITGPEGHALSRPAVLEGEATARAIRLAAFVNTPLYVVHVMSIDAMEEIAKARKSGQKVIGEPVVSGLVLDDSGLWDTDFVTAAKYVMSPPIRAAGHDKALQAALSRGILQLVGTDHCAFNSTQKSLGIDDFRKIPNGVNGIEERMHLVWDTMVESGQISVSDYVRITSTECARIFNIYPRKGAILAGSDADIIILNPNSSFEISANTHHSRTDTNIYEGRRGKGKVEVTIAGGRIVWVNNELTVTPGSGKYVKMPPFSYLFEGIDKTDAIYLSSLRAPAKRYRSTE, encoded by the exons ATGGATTCTCTCGCCCTCCATTGCCTTTCAGCTCTGCTTCTTCTTATCATCGCTACTTCAGCTGCAGCGTCTGACCCAACAAATCAG TTCTGTGATGCTAGAATTGGATATGGGGACTCTGGCTGCGGAGTTTCCGGGGCATCGTCGTCTAAGATATTGATTAAGGGTGGAACTGTTGTCAATGCTCATCACCAAGAGATTGCTGATGTTTATGTTGAGGATGGGATTATTGTTGCTGTGAGGCCCAATATCAAG GTTGGGGATGACATTACAGTGCTCGATGCCACTGGAAAATTTGTCATGCCAG GAGGAATCGACCCGCATACTCATTTGGAAATGGAGTTTATGGGTATCGATCAGACAATTGATGACTTCTTCAGTGGTCAGGCTGCAGCATTAGCTGGTGGGACAACTATGCATATTGACTTTGTTATACCAGTTGGTGGAAGTTTAACAGCTGGCTTTGAAGCCTATGAGAAGAAAGCCAAAAAGTCTGCCATGGATTATGGTTTCCACGTGGCCATCACAAAATGGGATGACACAGTTTCTAAAGAAATGGAAATAATGGTTAATGAGAAAG GCATAAATTCTTTCAAGTTTTTCATGGCATATAAAGGAATCCTCATGGTCAATGACGAACTTCTCTTAGAAGGATTTAAGAAGTGTAAGTCTCTAGGGGCGTTGGCTATGGTTCATGCAGAAAATGGCGATGCGGTATTTGAAGGTCAGAAAAGAATGATCGAGCTTGGAATTACGGGACCAGAAGGGCATGCCCTTTCAAGGCCTGCAGTG TTAGAAGGAGAAGCAACTGCTCGAGCAATTCGTCTGGCAGCTTTTGTGAACACACCTCTGTACGTAGTTCATGTGATGAGCATCGATGCGATGGAAGAAATTGCGAAAGCTCGAAAATCAG GGCAGAAGGTTATTGGGGAGCCAGTCGTTTCTGGACTAGTCCTGGATGATTCTGGGCTCTGGGATACTGATTTTGTTACTGCAGCAAA GTATGTCATGAGTCCACCTATTCGAGCAGCTGGGCATGATAAAGCTCTCCAGGCTGCTCTTTCTAGGGGGATTCTGCAG CTCGTAGGAACTGACCATTGTGCCTTTAACTCCACACAAAAATCTCTAGGAATCGATGATTTCCGAAAAATCCCAAATGGCGTTAATGGTATTGAGGAGAGAATGCATCTGGTTTGGGATACTATGGTG GAATCGGGACAAATCTCTGTCTCTGATTACGTACGAATAACAAGCACAGAATG TGCAAGAATTTTCAACATATATCCAAGGAAGGGAGCTATTCTTGCTGGATCTGATGCTGATATTATCATCCTGAACCCAAACTCAAGCTTTGAGATAAGTGCAAACACCCACCATTCTAGAACAGATACAAACATATATGAGGGAAGGAGAGGCAAG GGAAAAGTTGAAGTGACAATCGCTGGAGGAAGAATCGTTTGGGTAAACAATGAACTTACGGTCACGCCTGGCTCAGGAAAGTACGTGAAAATGCCACCCTTCAGTTATCTTTTCGAAGGAATCGACAAAACTGATGCTATCTATCTATCCTCCCTTAGAGCTCCTGCAAAGCGATATAGATCTACAGAATAG
- the LOC116210870 gene encoding dihydropyrimidinase-like, translating to MDSLALHSLSALLLLLITSASAAASDPTNQFCDARIGYGDSGCGVSAAASSSKILIKGGTVVNAHHQEIADVFVEHGIIVDVKPNIKIGDDVTVLDATGKFVMPGGIDPHTHLAFDFMGTRTIDDFFSGQAAALAGGTTMHIDFAIPVGGSLIAGFEAYEERAEKSVMDYGFHMAVTKWDDTVSKEMEIMVNEKGINSFKFFMAYKGALMINDVLLLEGLKKCKSLGALAMVHAEHGDAVFEGQKRMIELGITGPEGHALSRPAVLEGEATARAIRLAAFVNTPLYVVHVMSIDAMEEIAKARKSGQKVIGEPIVAGLVLDDSGPWDPDFVTAAKYVMSPPIRAAGHGKALQAALSTGILQLVGTDHCVFNSTQKSLGIDDFRKIPNGVNGIEERMHLVWDTMVESGQISVSDYVRITSTESARIFNIYPRKGAILAGSDADIIILNPNSSFEISTSTHHSRTDTNVFEGRRGKGKVEVTIAGGRIVWINDELKVTPGSGKYVKMPPFSYLFAGIDKVDAMYFSSLKAPVKRAW from the exons ATGGATTCTCTCGCCCTCCATAGCCTTTCAGCTTTGCTGCTTCTTCTCATCACCTCTGCTTCAGCTGCAGCTTCGGACCCAACAAATCAG TTTTGTGATGCTAGAATTGGATATGGAGACTCTGGCTGCGGAGTTTCGGCAGCGGCATCGTCATCTAAGATATTGATTAAGGGTGGAACTGTTGTCAATGCTCATCACCAAGAGATTGCTGATGTCTTTGTTGAACATGGGATCATCGTTGATGTGAAGCCCAACATCAAG ATCGGTGATGATGTTACAGTACTCGATGCCACTGGAAAATTTGTCATGCCAG GAGGAATCGACCCGCATACCCATTTGGCTTTTGACTTTATGGGTACTCGGACAATTGATGACTTCTTCAGTGGTCAGGCTGCAGCATTAGCTGGTGGGACAACTATGCATATTGACTTTGCTATACCAGTTGGTGGGAGTTTGATAGCTGGTTTTGAAGCCTATGAGGAGAGAGCTGAAAAATCTGTTATGGATTATGGTTTCCACATGGCCGTCACAAAATGGGATGACACCGTCTCTAAAGAGATGGAGATAATGGTTAACGAGAAAG GCATCAATTCCTTCAAGTTTTTCATGGCATACAAAGGAGCCCTCATGATCAATGACGTGCTTCTCTTAGAAGGGCTCAAGAAGTGCAAGTCTCTTGGGGCGCTGGCCATGGTTCATGCAGAACACGGTGATGCGGTATTTGAAGGTCAGAAAAGAATGATTGAGCTTGGAATTACAGGACCAGAGGGGCATGCACTTTCAAGGCCTGCAGTg TTAGAAGGAGAAGCGACAGCTCGGGCGATTCGTCTGGCAGCTTTTGTAAACACTCCTCTATACGTAGTTCAcgtgatgagcattgatgcgATGGAAGAAATTGCAAAAGCTCGAAAATCAG GGCAGAAGGTTATCGGAGAGCCAATTGTTGCTGGACTGGTCCTGGATGATTCTGGGCCTTGGGATCCTGATTTTGTTACCGCAGCAAA GTATGTCATGAGTCCGCCTATTCGAGCAGCTGGGCATGGCAAAGCTCTTCAGGCTGCTCTTTCTACAGGGATTCTACAG CTTGTTGGAACCGACCATTGTGTCTTTAACTCCACCCAAAAATCTCTAGGAATCGATGATTTCCGAAAAATCCCAAATGGCGTTAATGGCATTGAGGAGAGGATGCATCTGGTTTGGGATACTATGGTG GAATCAGGACAAATCTCTGTTTCTGATTACGTACGAATAACAAGCACCGAAAG TGCCAGAATTTTCAACATATATCCAAGGAAGGGAGCTATTCTTGCCGGATCCGATGCGGATATTATCATCCTTAACCCAAACTCAAGTTTTGAGATAAGTACAAGCACCCACCATTCTAGAACAGATACAAACGTTTTCGAGGGAAGGAGAGGCAAG GGAAAGGTTGAAGTGACAATTGCTGGAGGAAGAATCGTTTGGATAAACGATGAACTTAAGGTCACGCCTGGCTCTGGAAAGTATGTGAAAATGCCACCTTTCAGTTATCTTTTCGCAGGAATCGACAAGGTCGATGCTATGTATTTCTCCTCCCTTAAAGCTCCGGTGAAGCGAGCGTGGTGA